The following are from one region of the Vanessa atalanta chromosome 5, ilVanAtal1.2, whole genome shotgun sequence genome:
- the LOC125064119 gene encoding flocculation protein FLO11-like produces the protein MRRQARISAGGTLVVRSASALQVWLWLLLFVFQNEFRISRSIKPGYLDFDNLPETNFTCTGKVIGGYYADLETSCQMFHVCTVGQQDEPMDIKFLCLNGTVFDQETRVCERVDEVDCTKSEKFYSLNLELYGSTAPPIIQPDQTKPPAKPTEQPRPQSKPSTTDVSEIYANDSPTTPEKIINLSIDIIDSTEDPIQEIKKNENRNSTKFSLFPSKQQEGINDEYEEDEDEIDEENSDYEEEYSHPLTTTTIQTITTTSTTTKKPLTSTVLPPPTTRQAIVPHLISSPSPSVSSLSPSIHSSFAPSVSPSSTLDPSLLSPQEFIYRHRGPGSEAISFQRQSFRPADGVYITHAPPQQYDHFQYESSRTAPRPVPRPVPFVQRPQPTPFRPTTNDPRNQLLRPVQNTQSSEKLETSIKHRPQSFPSHLPPQPPLPFNPFYYDRKRSDDSIPENESSLSARSVAPPNVTERPLPKPKSPPRVIVTASASVSDSNGKRLNYTVGNVVSAVKPIVPINYDEESEYIFDPFFLDVPKLKTRRKTRSSKYRKVVTVPAPATIPDKMSSVKTTTTTTFSPVTSRATTTKVTSSTSTTTSTTTVAWNPEDYVDDNYEPHAYIPPVPPLAVLMTHDNINFKKQDRSSLNDVIAGNKVKDIKSEHNRNEQPKPTTSVAHTISSQSVGTEATVPVTSPTPIEAPACITSRSTDCRIRA, from the exons ATGAGACGGCAGGCTCGGATCTCAGCCGGCGGCACGCTTGTTGTGCGTTCCGCCTCTGCGTTACAAG TTTGGCTGTGGTTGCTGCTTTTTGTATTCCAAAATGAATTTCGGATATCAAGGTCCATTAAACCAGGG taTTTGGACTTCGATAATCTACCCGAGACTAATTTCACTTGTACCGGGAAGGTAATCGGCGGTTACTACGCTGACCTTGAGACCTCCTGCCAGATGTTCCACGTGTGCACGGTAGGACAGCAGGATGAGCCCATGGATATCAAGTTTCTTTGCCTTAACGGCACTGTTTTTGATCag GAAACACGAGTGTGCGAGAGAGTCGATGAAGTAGACTGTACAAAGTCTGAAAAGTTTTATAGtctaaatttagaattatatggaAGCACGGCACCGCCAATTATACAACCAGACCAAACGAAACCTCCAGCAAAACCAACAGAGCAACCACGTCCACAAAGCAAACCTAGTACGACAGATGTTTCAGAAATATATGCTAATGATTCACCAACAACAcctgaaaaaattataaatctttcGATAGATATTATTGATTCTACTGAAGATCCtattcaagaaataaaaaaaaatgaaaataggaATTCAACAAAATTTTCACTATTTCCATCCAAGCAGCAAGAAGGAATAAATGatg AATATGAAGAAGATGAAGATGAAATCGACGAAGAAAATTCAGATTATGAAGAAGAATACTCTCATCCACTAACAACAACAACTATTCAGACTATTACGACAAcatcaacaacaacaaagaaaccTTTGACAAGCACCGTATTACCGCCCCCAACTACACGACAAGCAATTGTACCACATTTAATATCGTCCCCATCACCATCTGTATCAAGTTTATCGCCTTCCATTCATTCATCTTTCGCACCATCTGTATCTCCTTCATCAACTTTAGACCCTTCTTTATTGTCTCCCCAAGAGTTTATCTATCGTCACCGAGGTCCTGGATCTGAAGCCATTTCCTTTCAACGCCAAAGTTTTCGGCCAGCTGATGGAGTTTACATAACTCATGCACCACCGCAACAATACGATCATTTTCAATATGAATCCTCAAGAACTGCTCCAAGACCTGTTCCTCGACCAGTGCCATTTGTTCAACGCCCTCAACCGACGCCATTTCGCCCTACTACCAATGATCCACGTAATCAGCTTTTACGTCCTGTACAGAATACTCAATCGTCAGAAAAACTAGAAACTTCCATTAAACATCGCCCTCAATCATTTCCATCACATTTACCTCCTCAGCCACCATTACCCTTTAACCCTTTCTACTACGATCGTAAACGCAGTGATGATTCAATTCCTGAGAATGAATCATCTTTATCAGCTAGATCAGTAGCACCCCCAAATGTAACGGAACGCCCTTTACCCAAACCGAAAAGTCCACCTCGCGTAATAGTTACAGCTAGCGCATCTGTAAGTGATAGCAATGGCAAAAGGTTAAATTATACAGTGGGTAATGTGGTCAGTGCTGTTAAACCAATAGTGCCGATCAACTATGACGAAGAAtcagaatatatatttgatccaTTCTTTCTCGATGTGCCAAAACTTAAAACGCGACGAAAGACAAGATCTAGTAAATATAGAAAGGTTGTAACTGTTCCTGCGCCTGCTACTATACCAGATAAGATGTCATCCGTCAAAACTACCACAACAACTACTTTTTCCCCAGTGACATCACGTGCGACTACTACAAAAGTTACGTCTTCCACTTCTACTACTACATCAACGACTACCGTAGCTTGGAACCCTGAGGACTATGTAGATGATAATTATGAACCGCACGCATATATTCCACCTGTTCCTCCTTTAGCAGTTTTAATGACTCAcgacaatataaattttaaaaaacaagataGATCATCACTGAATGATGTAATAGCTGGTAATAAAGTCAAGGATATTAAGTCGGAACACAACCGTAATGAACAGCCCAAGCCAACGACGTCTGTGGCGCATACAATCTCTAGTCAAAGTGTGGGCACTGAGGCTACGGTGCCGGTCACCTCACCGACTCCTATCGAGGCGCCCGCCTGCATCACTTCGCGCTCCACTGACTGTCGGATTCGTGCCTAA